A region of the Roseiflexus sp. RS-1 genome:
GGCGCAGCGTGCTGCCCTTGAAGAGGCGTCATCGCAGACCCAGGAAGCCTTTCTGCTCGAAACGCGCGCCAGGTTGCGCCAACCCGCATCTGGCGAGCCGGTCAGCAGCGGTCCTGAGGATCCGCGCGTGCTACGGGCGCGCAGGTTGCTCAACGCGGTGAAACAGGAGCGACCGCAGGCGTTTCAAAAACAGTACGACGAATCGCTGGCGAAATGGGCTATCGCTCAGGCGCAATCGAAACTCGGCACAATGGACAGCCCCAGTCGCTCGGTCGGCGACGAGAAGGTGAAGACCACCGATATGAGTAAGGCGAAACCGGACATGCCCGGCGTGTTGACATTCGAGATCGAAGGGACGAAACCGGACATGCCGGTGAAGATCACCGGCGCGAAAATTGTGGGGTTGAGCGAAAAGACGCGCCAGACGCTGGAACGTCAGCAGCGGAGCATTCTCGATCTCGGGTTGCCGCGCTATGCGTCGGGCAAAGTGGAGATCAACACCGGGTTGGGGTCGATCCTGAACTTCACGAAACCAACCATTCGCATTGCGCAGAACGAAACCAGCGACCTGTTCGAGCGCGAGAGTACGGAGGGCGGCAAGGAATGGCTGAAGAAGAAAGCCAGACCGTTCGAAGAAGTGCTCACCGAAGACCTGGTGAAGGAAGGCATGCGCATGGTGTGGGAGGAGATCGACCGGAAACGTCTCAGCGAGGTTCCGGGCGGCTTGAAAGGTCCCTGATGCGCTGCGCTGTTGTGCAAGAAACGAGGTGAACCTGTGAACGATCGCATAGTGCTGCGTCGTCAGCGTCAATCGATCCATCATCGCTCCATGCGTTCCGACCTTTCGCCGGACAGTTCCCTGCTCTTCGCATCAGGGAACGCGCTGCGCGGTCATACCTTCAACGCGATCGCCATCCACCATCACGCGCCGTTGGGTGCGCCTCAAACCAGGCTGACTGTCAACACGCCAGGCGATGCGTACGAGCAGGAGGCTGATCGTGTCGCAACGCAGGTGCTGCGGATGAGCGACGAGGAGGTGCTGACGGCGCGCGCCGGTGAGGGCATTCAGCGCCTGACGTCGGAGGAAGAGGAAGAGGAGTTGCTCCAGGCGAAGGAAGAGTCGGGCGCCACGCCGCAGGTGCTGGCGGCGCGCGCCGGTGAGGGCATTCAGCGCCTGACGTCGGAGGAAGAGGAAGAGGAGTTGCTCCAGGCGAAGGAAGAGTCGGGCGCCACGCCGCAGGTGACTCCCGAAACCCAGGCAGCGATTGACGCCATGCGCGGTGGCGGCGCTCCGCTCGATCCGACGACGCGCACGTTTATGGAACCACGCTTCGGGCACGATTTCAGCCAGGTGCGGGTGCATACCGATGCGCGCGCCGCAACCGTCGCGCGGTCGCTCGACGCACTGGCGTTCACCGTCGGCAACGATATCGCCTTTGCGCCAGGGCAGTACCGACCGGGCAGCGACGAAGGGCGGGCGCTGCTGGCGCACGAGTTGACCCATACCCTTCAGCAGACCGGCGGCGCGGCACGGGTGCAGCGGCAGGAAGCGGGAGCGGAACGTGCGGCATCGTCCGACAATGCGACATTGAAGCGCTGACCGATGGGGCGATCAGTGTTGCCGGCGGAGGTGCGGTAGTGCGTATCAGTGCGGGTATGCTGACTGTCGATAGCGGCTTGATGCGAACGAGTGGCGTGACACAGACCGACACGCTGATCGCCAACAGTGTGGTGGCTTCATCGTACACGCCGGGCGCTGGCAATCTGATGTGAGTGTGGCAACCAATGACTGTTCGACGTGCTTCCCCGATCAGGCGCCTTGAGAAAACCGGTCATCACGAGATTGTGCGGCGGACGTCGCCAACCGATGATGCTCCGACCGGTCATCGGTTCAGCCATGATTTTCGTCAGGTGCGTCTCAGCAGCGCAGAACCGCCTGTGACGTTCGAAGCGGAGACGGAGGAAGCGCAGCAAGGGGAATCGTTGCAGTCGGAAGAGGTTGAAGCGACCCGAACTCATCCGACGCAAAGAGTGTTGTCGGGTTCCTGGTTGGTGCAACGTCAGGAGGGTGCGTCAGGTTCGGCTTCGATATTCGATGAGATTACCGCTGAAGCAGCAGCGTTGCGACCAGGATTGCCCACTACGTTTGCAGACTATCGTCAACGCATTCAGAGCGCAACATTTCTAGGTGTGAGCATCTCTGGCGGCGTTGATCAGGAAATGGCGGGTGTGTTACAGCGTGCTGAGCGGGAACTGAACTTTACACCGGGTTCGCGCAATCAGCACGGGGTCTATCAGATTGGCGGGATGGATGCCAGTCGGCTCCACGGTTTGCATTCATGGGGACTGGCAATCGATATCAATACACCAACCAACCCCTACATTATGCACGAAGCCGGTGAGGCGCAACTCGATCAACAGCTGGCGCCGGTTTATGATCGCATTGCCTGGTTTATTCTGGGGAGAAGCTCGGTTATTCCCCGGCAGATCCAGCAGTCATCCGGTGGTTCACGCGAACAACGGATTGGCGACATGTATGATCGTCTGGCAGAAGAAAGTCAGGCGATGCAAACCTATTTCCGCTATATGCAGAATGTCGCGGAACTGGAACAGTATCTGAGCACCCCTGAGGGATACGAACGCTATCTGCTGATCACGCACACAACCGAGCCGGACCGCTCGATGC
Encoded here:
- a CDS encoding eCIS core domain-containing protein, which encodes MNDRIVLRRQRQSIHHRSMRSDLSPDSSLLFASGNALRGHTFNAIAIHHHAPLGAPQTRLTVNTPGDAYEQEADRVATQVLRMSDEEVLTARAGEGIQRLTSEEEEEELLQAKEESGATPQVLAARAGEGIQRLTSEEEEEELLQAKEESGATPQVTPETQAAIDAMRGGGAPLDPTTRTFMEPRFGHDFSQVRVHTDARAATVARSLDALAFTVGNDIAFAPGQYRPGSDEGRALLAHELTHTLQQTGGAARVQRQEAGAERAASSDNATLKR